DNA sequence from the Xenopus tropicalis strain Nigerian chromosome 4, UCB_Xtro_10.0, whole genome shotgun sequence genome:
CAACACCAAGGGGGACTTTCCTTTACTGATATTCCTGCAGTTCCATACATATGACTGGCAgctgcactgcccccccccccccccccccctgtgtaagTGGTATGCCCCTCCTGGTACCAGGGCTGTACCAAGGCTCAGACAGTAGGCAGTAAGCGTTCCTATCCCTTACACTGGAACAGAGGCGGTCTTGGCACATTTCCCTCAAGCGGGAGGGGCAGTTTTTAAACCCAACCTGTAAATGAGAGTGCAATGAATGGTGCAAAGTGCACGATTCAGGACTAGAGTTATTACTCACTCTTACGGCTTTATTTCTGGTATCCATGGCAACACGTTCATTGTGACAAAAGCACATTAATCATTTTTTTCTCTGCTACTAAAATAACAAGTGTATTTGGCAGTTTATCTTGGGCGATATTAGGCACCATGGGGTGAAGCACTGTTCTAAAAGGTTAGTAATGAAGCCGGTGAAGGAACCAAACAAATGTGTGCAAAGGGATCCCCTAAACTGGGACACAACAACCTTTTATTGCCTTTGGCATTATCCTGTGGTACAGCTGTGCAGTAGGGTACAATAGGTGCATATGGGGTACAGCCCCCATTTTCATGTCAACAACTCCTCAGGGTATTTGCTTATGCCCCTGGGCCTCTATATCCTGCCACAAGTTTGGGTGCAATCTCTTTATTGTCTTCATTATATCTACTTGGTATAATCCAAGATATACTTCTATCTCTTTTTCTCTTTGGCTGTTTAGATATGGGACACAGCTGGACAAGAAAGGTTCCAATCCCTCGGGGTAGCTTTCTACCGAGGGGCCGACTGCTGCGTGCTGGTCTATGACGTCACTGCTCCCAACACTTTCAAGACTCTGGACAGTTGGCGAGACGAATTCCTCATTCAGGCGAGCCCAAGGGACCCTGAGAACTTTCCCTTTGTTGTGCTGGGAAATAAGGTAGACCTCGAGAACAGACAAGTAAGTACCTTCTTGATACTAAcccattatatagtgaataatgtaccccccttttgtaaaatatagggatattataagccaccaaggagctccatgaccataaaaaggtacaaggccaaaggctgagtACTTTTATACATGTGATGGAACTCGgaggtgactgctaatatcctcatattttacttaCAAGTTTCAGCGAGTGAcgtgacaaattacatcactaagctacgattaactgatgacatcaataagcacctttttataaggatatagtttACAGTTTGGTCCCGTAGGGAAATgaacaaactgtatattatattctgATATAGCTcaggttttataaatacattttgataaatatagaGAGTTCTAATTGTTCTCCCAAAGCAGTAACCTTTTATTGCTATATATTAGTGCATAGATATATTGCATGTATAGGCCCATCTAACACTGTTACACAACTGCacaactacatttcccagcttcCCCAGCAGGAGCAATGAGTAGTGGATTTGCTACAGGGTAAGAGCCAATGGTTGCATATTCCTGTCAGCTCCTAATTAAACAGCTGCAGAGTATATTGGCACTTACAAATGCTTGATGGTAACAATGGATTGTTATGGTGTGTGCTTTCCCAGGCTTTCATTCCTGAGACTGATTCAGAATGGTATCCTTTCTGTCTTCCGCCCCATACAGGTAACCACAAAGCGAGCACAGGTGTGGTGCCATAGCAAAAACAACATCCCATATTTTGAAACCAGCGCAAAGGAAGCTATAAATGTGGAACAGGCTTTTCAAACGATTGCACGGAATGCACTTAAACAGGTAATGAAGTGGCTCCCTCTGCTGGTGAGTCAGTGGGGCTGTTGGGCTATTTTATATTGCATCTCTTCAAAGCTATGAaacaatctagaaaaaaaaatggataaccAACATTTTATCCTGCAGTCCCAGCAGCCACAGCTGAACTGTAAGTGGGGAAACTGGAGAACTATAGTTTGTTTATGGTGGGACACCCTCATTTCTGTTCTACGTCATTTTACACATTACCTCTTtccatcactggtgatgttggcttacgcactataatatatatatatatatatatatatatatatatatatatatatatatatatatatatatatatatatatatatatatatatatatatatatatatatatatatatatatatatatatatatgcccctatgtttgaggttctgtaccagcccaaggcaacaacacaaccctttagcagggaagatctgtaaaTAATGCAGATTAAGTGCATGGTATTTctcaaaccagtgcaattagcattagaaatgaaaaaaaagcccTGTAGCAGCAGCTTCTATGAAGATAATccccattttctgcttgataatttgccacAACCTCTAAGCTTAGCTTGTAACAAATCacattccagtatggtgacctcctgtaacaactttgaaggcctgaatatTTACTACTATATAGATAGACTAGATTAGGCTAGTTtaatatgttcagtatataaaatatggccttCCTAGCCTTATTCATGTTTAgggtttaggtttttttttttgtttttttttaagctcaCACAgtatagaggcccctaatagccaatcacagcccttatttggctcctccatgaacttttatggtgcttgtgttgctccccaagtctttttacatttgactgtggctcacaagtaagaaaggttggggatccttgtctTAGAGGAACAGAGAAGGTAAGTGGTGATTTGAAAGAGGCCAAAGCCCACATTACCTGGGTTTTTCCAGTTCATAAGACATCCCCCAGTGATCAAGTCATGGAttaagattcaaaataggccctggtacacagaggcccccccagcccaataaatagtgagtgtctatggcatcttacagcaacccctctggcatttgcatgGTGCACAGTACAGTAATGATAGAAGCTGGTACGTACTGTGCATGTGTTTGCCCAGGGTGATGCAGGGGGTCCTGGAAAGATGCAGCAGGATGGTACCCTGTGCTTATGCCTTATGGGCTTAAATTATAGTCACTTGGCTGTACTTTAATGGTGCGTAAAACACCCTGTATTTTACTTAGCCCTTAAATGCTGTGGAGCCTACAGAGCTGACATGGCATTACTGCTGCTAGCACTGTAGATTCCCCATGTGGAAATTGAAAACATGTTACTAACTGAGCCCGTTTTGTTCtgccaggagacagaggtggagctGTACAATGAATTCCCGGAACCCATCAAATTGGACAAAAATGACAGAGCAAAGGCCTCTGCCGAGAGCTGCAGCTGCTGAAAGCGAAGGGAGGGCGAAGCGGGAGTCCTTCACTAACCGATATCACACTTAGGCCTTCGAACACAAGACCCCTTCCCTCCCCGCCCACAGTGTAAAGGATAAATATTAATCATCTGCACCCTCTCCAGCTCCCAGACATCGATCCAAACGGATACTGACACCTGTATCATACGCAGAACACCATGGTTTTTCTCAtcagtttttttttggggggggggactaTACGCCCGCGTGTTTTAACCCCTGTGTTACCAAGTGGCCTGCAGTAGTTTTGCGAGCCCCTGTGGGTGCAAAGTGGTTAACATTAAAAGCATACTGTTTGAACTTCTATTTTTTTGTGTCTTGTGGGGAGACCATTCTTTTTGTTTGGTTCATTTTACAGTCGTTGTGTATAATTAACCTATTACATGATccgaaataaaccattttaattgtCCTGTGTCCCACTGAAGGCTCTAAGCAGAAAGGCTGCATATCCCATAATCCTTTGCAAGCTCAGCACCCAGTTTCACCCAGGGTCCTTGAGTTTTGTATGTATCTCAGTTTAATgcttgttacttttaattaatcAGACCTTCTTTTTACAGAATCCATTTATTATGTAATGCTTCGTTAGGAAAAAGAATCTTATAGTACATGTTAATATATGCAaccaatttaaaaatgtataaatttagtgtaagaaaaaaaaaatgtttgatttaCATAAGTATTTGAAGCACAGGTAATTAGTAGAATAAGGACACACACTTTTTCTCCCCCCTGCGTGCTTGGCCTGCAATGCTAACCCACTGGGCAGAGGTTTGAGAGCGCCTGTGGCGCCCCCAAGAGGTTATGGCTACAGACAGATGCAGCTGCCGGCACAGAGCCACAAATCTAGACTGCTGCTTATCCATTTCATCTCTTTACCTCCTTAATGGCAGTTAGACCTGTAACAGTGATGTGCATATTGGACTTGGATATGAGGTTAAGTGCAGGTAttaaatcatcttttttttttttctttttttttgttttttctctaattttttttatatatataaatatatataaccttGTCATGTCAGCGGTCTGCAGGGGATCTTTGCTAAGCTCTTACATGGGGAGGGTGGGGTATATTTTAATGGTTTACCTGTAGCTTAACAGCTCTTTTCCTCTCTGGGGTGTAATATGTTTCTTTCCCCTCCCCTTCACTGGCAGATGATGTAGTCCTAGAGGTCCCTCCTGCCCTCACCCCTGTGCTGCGGATCAGAAACTATTATTGGTATGAAACCCTTGGCAGTTTAGCTACCCCTATGTCTCTGTTCTTGCATTCGTAGCTTGCTTCCATCCGGCACTtctacctttttttctttttccagcaGCCCACGTCCTATTCCGTAGGCTGGAATCTTCTGTAAAGATGAAAATGATGCCAATAAACTTAACAAGAAAAGAAAGGTGTCTGCCTTGTGTTTTATCAGCTGTGATGTCTGTTTTTATAGTGGGTGGCATGGATGGTGCAGAGATTATTGAAAGCTGCAGGTTCTGAACACTTTATACTTATTGCCATTACTGGCGTTTCTTTTGTGTATGCCGGCCTATAGAAGCTTCATTCCAGCCCAGTATGGCTTGCAGAACTGGTTCACTTTGTTTTGGTAGCCATATCACATCTGTAGGAAGCCACCAGGCTCGGGTGGGGGGGTGAAGGTTTAAAAATACTTGTGAAGAAAGGATGCACATCTAATTGTTATGCCTTATCACATATAGAAACATATCAGAATaattttaaagctggccatacacgtggcgatctgacgatgttttgtgcgaccattggtcagggctgaaacagcagataagggtgtagaaacaataggatttctacctccttctgccgattcagccctgacggcagattttggtcagtcgccttctatggcgcccaatcaaaattttctaacctggccgatcggcgagtcatccgatatcagcagcttcctgcgatatcggtcgactcgccgacatgccatacacgcaccgaatatcgtacgaaacgaggtttcgtatgatagtatcggtgcgtgtatggccagctttaaggagAACAAACCCCACCTTCCTGCACCACATGTTACTCTTAAAGTCACTGTTCactatgttaacttttagtatgatgtagagagtaatatttgcaattggtctttattttttatttgtatttttttttttctactcatttagtttttgttcagcagctctccagtttgtagtttcagcagggtccaaattaccttagtaacagagtggtgtgaatgagagactggtatgtgaatagtagaggacctgaatagaaaaataactataaaaaaaacaaaaactggaacctcacagagcaagtgtttttggctgccagggtcagtgacccccatttgaaagctgcaaagtaggcaaataattcaaaaactatagaaagtaaagaccaattgaaaggttgcttcaAATTGGCcgttctctaacatactaaaggttaaattAAAGCTGAGCCACCCGTTTGTGTTTGGGTTTCttcctctttaaaggaacagtaacacctaaatGTCAATACTTAACATTCACCCCAAAACAACTAGAATAGTCGAAGCTTGCCCCACCTTTAATTTTCTTCAAACCTTCAGCTAGAAATTTGTTTCTGATCTTTCGGCCAGCTTTGGCGGTAATGTGAGAATTCCTTGAAAGTGCTGATTCTTCCGGATCAGCGCAAAGAGGAATACTAGCTGCCTGTCGCCCTATGGCCCTGCTGCTATGCTGCGTTTTGTAAGGAAAGTTCTAGCTCAAGGCTTTGGTGGGTAGCCTTTGCCTATTatagcatagttacatagggttggggaaaaaaaaaaaaaagaccagagtccatcaagttcaacccttccaagtaaacccaagtaaaaaaaaaccacatagcagttttttggtaaaataaatattaataaatttcATGTTACATTAGGCTACAAGTACTACActttatattttgggcttctgtaccagcccaaggtgagcACAGAGTGAAGatttgtgcctctgaagatgcccccagtagttcAGCACATACGCTAGGCTTCTCAATGGCTGcatagagcacactgagcatgtgcagtgccactgacacaaacAAATGGTCCAACTGTATCCAAGGTGGGGACAGCTTTTATGGCCTGGATAATTACTATTATAGGGCTGGTACAATACATTCAGTGTATGAAATagagcatttctagccatatttgagAATCATTTCAGTTTCCCTAAACCAGGGTCAGCACAGCAACATTTCCTTCTGGTCACAAAAGGATATAAATGTTACTAGAAAAAAAGGACTTGAACACCTTTTTCTGTAGTTTTCTAATGTCAATTACTATAAGTCCTTCAGGCTGCAAAGCACAAGATCAGGCTGAACTCCCTAAGAGATGCTGGATGGCAGATAATTATAGAAATAAAGCTGGAAGTGGCCTATTTACTGCACCATTTTATCATCTCAGCCAAAGGGGAAACATGCCCTATTTAAAACTGTGGTTTTCCTGTTTGTTATGGGGTCTGGGAACCATCGGCCAGAAGTATAACTGTATAATTTCTTACAGCAGCACAGGTAGGTGGGTAATTCTATACTTTAGGGACATCTGCCTCTTGGAACCACCTTGTCCAGGTagggaatgtatgtatgtatgggttATGCCTGCTTGGGGGTGTGTGGGCAGTTGGAGGGCAGCCTTGTTGGGCCCTgtgcaccccagtccaaccctggcacaaCTGCAAGTTGAAGGGACTTGGAAATCCCTGCCTGGGACATCAGAGACCATGTTCAAGCCATTAACTGACAGGTACTAAATGGCATCAGTGTAGTTACCCATGGTAACCAACTATCAATTTGTATTGCGCTATATACTGAAAGTAAAAGCAGAGATCTAACCTGTtgccatacatagttacatagggttgaaaaaaagaccagagtccatcaagttcaacccatccaagtaaacccagcacacaacctatactaaccaatctatacactcacatacatacactatatatacaaccactagtactaactgtagatattagtatcacaatagccttggatattctgattgatcaagaactcatccagacccctcttaaaggcattaaccgaatctgccattaccccatctctaggaagggcattccccaacctcactgccctcactgtgaggaacccccaacgctgcttcaaatggaagctccgttcctctaatctaaagggggggcctctggtgtgggaaaaaagaacaccccccatctgcctataatacaTAGCAGCACCTCTGCAATTAGTAAATACACGCTcagtgtcttaaaggagaaggaaaggctaagtcacttgggggtgccaaaatgttaggcacccccaagtgacttagagcacctaccttgtacccagggctggtgcccctgtacggagggaacagcaccagcccggggcacctgtagacaccgcttcctccttcctttgcgcgctgccggcgcatgcgaggaggaaggaggaagcgccggcagctaccctgggctggtgctgttccctccgtacaggggcaccagcccggggtacaaggtaggcgttctaagtcacttgggggtgcctaacattttggcacccccaagtgacttagcctttccttctcctttaaatgtatgtgACTTGCCAGAAAGTCACTGAAAGAAAGAATTTGAGCACAGTGGCCCCTTTTACTttaagggtgcagacacacagagctactagtagcagctacttgtcgtggctactaaaacagacaatgctgatcatttactgataattgtctctacgtgtgttttagcagaggcaattctcagtattgtctgggCTGAGTATTTTATGGTGTTGAGTAgatatgaaaaagtagctgctactaagtagctcagtgtgtcttcagcctaaagGAAATGGCAAAATAGGTACTTGGGTGCCTAGAACGGTTTTTCTCTTTATCTTACAAGttttaggggggaattcacaaaagtggaggtagcccttttttggagtaaaagtggtggaaaacactttctccagattcacaaacagaaatccgcctaaattccgactcaaccgccacctTTCCGTTTTTgatgaaagaaagacagtttacagacacttttgtgaatttgtcgtttaaacgacattttttcccgacattttcaaaatggagtaaagctcagtgtaactctgtcagaccaattctaaggggggggggattcacaaaagtggtgatagatttgtcggattttccacctaattcacaaacctctatctccacttttgtgaatttgtcttttaaacagacagttttcagattttgtcattttcccgacatttttttatgaatttgcctttagctgttagtaaatctgtcggtgccatcaaacccagtcccacagcgacaggagccttggggtaaggattttaccagcaggattttgcatttcatttgccatttcactttggggcatttcctgaggggtcaTTTtactttgcccagggaaactatacatcattttttcaggccaagctgggctttctaatgttttctatatttctgtgtaattctacttctgtaacaagatttaaggatctaaataccttcttctctagcccctactcattactgggcagcagcaatccggcccccacaccaacatgcccggtgaatagagctccaacaggactagcgcccagcgggtttttatccaatgccctgttgggccagtccaaccctgtaccccaatatcccagtttgggggccagtgtgtatgtgccaccaagatggctgctgggaacaggtgggggccaaagctgtcaggcagctctgtagttctggacatgctatgggggcgcagataagttggggcaaatgtcagtgaagtggttaaagagggggcactgctgctaaaactaaaaatttgcctgggaggctttacttttccttttaataaaaatgtatacaatatattcactcaaaatgttattattgcctcactgattaagctaaaactagcatagcaatgcaaatgtgaggtaaaactttttatatataagatataaattaaactttttttaatcagtgttttacttgtttctaaaatgttaatgaggctttttgcacgtATTGTTCTAGagtgagacagaaacttgtcccctaacaataggctgctaatccccattaatatgttactgaccccccaatggggccccgcCTTAGgggtgaaatggagactgggggaaaccaaacaaaacagaatagcttagaattggtctgacagacttacactgagctttactccattttgaaaatgtcggggaaaaatgtcattaaaacgtcgtataaatgtcgtttaaacgacaaattcacaaaagtgtctgtaaactgtctttctttcaccaaaaacagaaaagtggcggttgagtcggaatttaggcggatttctgtttgtgaatcaggagaaagtgttttccaccagtttttcttCCACTTTTACTTCAAAAgtgctacctccacttttgtgaattcccccccatgctgttttgtttggtttcccccagtctctATTTCACCCCTAAGgcggggccccattggggggtcagtaacatattaacggggattagca
Encoded proteins:
- the rab7a gene encoding ras-related protein Rab-7a, translating into MTSRKKVLLKVIILGDSGVGKTSLMNQYVNKKFTNQYKATIGADFLTKEVMVDDRLVTMQIWDTAGQERFQSLGVAFYRGADCCVLVYDVTAPNTFKTLDSWRDEFLIQASPRDPENFPFVVLGNKVDLENRQVTTKRAQVWCHSKNNIPYFETSAKEAINVEQAFQTIARNALKQETEVELYNEFPEPIKLDKNDRAKASAESCSC